Proteins encoded in a region of the Flavobacterium sp. PMTSA4 genome:
- a CDS encoding T9SS type A sorting domain-containing protein, whose amino-acid sequence MNKKLLLSIVFAIVGMIANTSAQNGCAGQFKTFTIGGWGTVCNGGNPGCYRDANFAAAFPNGLTIGCGSNTLTLTSSLAVQNFLPSGGTPAVLSGASVNPGGSISNTLASQLVGVTLALGFDAYDPNFSASANSFGSLVILQGPHAGMTVAQFLQLANNVIGGCSSAYTPSQINATATAINENYDNGTIDNGYLDCTNFRIGLIVGSDVTCNGGQNGHVDVTVTGGVPPYYYMLNNGSASGATNQTTYTFNGLGAGSYTVTVTDSNNQMASGSNTFSIGQPSLITATTSSTPVSCFGGSNGTASVSNIAGGVGPYTVLWSTGSSANTITGLTAGSYTVIITDSNQCSVEKSVMVNQPTLLGYSSSTNDALCYGVANGSATITPNGGTAPYTILWSNGSTSFTRNDLMANTVYTAVITDNNSCTINVSVSVGQPSPVAIGTTTSQAVCVGGNGSATATPSGGTAPYSYSWNTNPVQTSATAQLPLGTWTVTVTDANGCVSSAQVTITLLTCEGFTTVTQGGYGAKCAGNNWGCYVKNNFATAFPTGLTIGSGTRFLRLTSATAVQNFLPSGSTPRALNPGTLVNPSSNAYSNVLAGQTVALTLSLGFDAANPNFSSSSTPLGSLVVTSGTFIGMTVTQLLNIANTVLGGGTSPYTASQINGALDAVNNNYDGGTMNLGYLACPCPTNRAEAEALSQVVTKFDMYPNPSRAASTIEFMMNYNTTAKVMIYNMNGQLISSLFDSNVLAEVKTSISIDTSNLKTGVYIVKLVTVKETVNKSLLVIE is encoded by the coding sequence ATGAACAAAAAATTACTTTTAAGTATCGTATTTGCTATTGTGGGGATGATTGCAAATACATCAGCGCAAAATGGTTGTGCAGGTCAGTTCAAAACATTCACCATTGGTGGTTGGGGAACTGTATGTAATGGAGGTAACCCAGGTTGTTACCGTGATGCAAACTTTGCTGCTGCATTCCCGAATGGTTTAACCATTGGGTGTGGTAGTAACACTTTGACCTTAACATCTTCGTTAGCGGTTCAAAACTTTTTACCTTCAGGAGGAACACCTGCAGTATTATCTGGAGCAAGTGTAAACCCAGGAGGTTCTATTAGTAATACGTTAGCTTCTCAACTAGTTGGTGTTACTTTAGCATTAGGTTTCGATGCTTATGATCCAAACTTTTCGGCTAGTGCAAATAGCTTTGGTTCTTTAGTAATTCTTCAAGGTCCACATGCTGGGATGACAGTTGCACAGTTTTTACAATTGGCAAATAATGTTATTGGAGGATGTTCTTCAGCGTATACACCATCTCAAATAAATGCTACGGCAACTGCTATCAACGAAAACTATGATAATGGAACCATTGACAATGGTTATTTAGATTGTACTAATTTCAGAATTGGTTTAATTGTAGGTTCTGATGTCACTTGTAATGGTGGACAAAATGGTCACGTTGATGTAACTGTTACTGGCGGAGTACCACCTTATTATTATATGTTAAACAACGGATCTGCTTCTGGAGCTACTAATCAAACTACCTATACTTTCAACGGACTAGGAGCAGGAAGTTATACAGTAACTGTAACAGATTCAAATAATCAAATGGCTTCGGGTTCAAACACATTTTCAATTGGACAACCAAGTTTAATTACAGCTACTACAAGCTCAACTCCAGTTTCTTGTTTTGGAGGTTCAAATGGAACAGCTTCAGTTTCAAACATTGCTGGTGGAGTAGGACCTTATACTGTTCTTTGGTCAACAGGAAGTTCAGCTAATACCATCACAGGATTGACTGCAGGAAGTTATACTGTTATAATTACAGATAGTAACCAATGTTCAGTTGAAAAATCAGTTATGGTAAATCAGCCGACATTGTTAGGATATTCATCTTCTACTAATGATGCTTTATGTTATGGTGTAGCTAATGGTTCTGCAACAATTACTCCAAATGGAGGAACGGCACCTTACACTATTTTATGGAGTAACGGAAGCACTTCTTTCACAAGAAATGATTTAATGGCTAATACTGTTTACACAGCGGTTATTACTGATAATAACAGTTGTACTATTAATGTTAGTGTATCTGTAGGTCAACCAAGTCCTGTTGCAATTGGAACTACAACTTCACAAGCTGTATGTGTTGGCGGAAATGGTTCTGCAACAGCTACTCCGAGTGGAGGAACAGCACCTTATTCATATTCTTGGAATACAAATCCAGTTCAAACTAGCGCTACTGCTCAGTTACCATTAGGTACTTGGACAGTTACAGTTACTGATGCTAATGGTTGTGTTTCTTCTGCTCAAGTAACGATTACTTTATTAACTTGTGAAGGATTTACAACAGTTACTCAAGGTGGTTATGGTGCTAAATGTGCTGGTAATAACTGGGGTTGTTATGTGAAAAATAATTTTGCAACAGCTTTCCCAACAGGGTTAACAATTGGTTCAGGAACTAGATTCTTAAGATTAACATCAGCTACTGCTGTTCAAAACTTCTTACCTTCAGGTTCTACACCTAGAGCATTAAATCCTGGTACATTGGTTAATCCTTCAAGTAATGCATATTCAAATGTTTTAGCAGGACAAACAGTTGCTTTGACACTTAGCTTAGGTTTTGATGCTGCTAATCCTAATTTCTCATCATCATCAACTCCACTAGGTAGTTTGGTTGTTACTTCAGGTACTTTTATAGGAATGACAGTTACTCAATTATTGAATATTGCTAATACTGTTTTAGGAGGTGGAACTTCTCCTTATACTGCTTCACAAATTAATGGAGCACTTGATGCAGTGAATAATAATTATGATGGTGGAACAATGAATTTAGGGTATTTAGCTTGTCCATGTCCAACTAATAGAGCAGAAGCGGAAGCATTATCTCAAGTAGTAACAAAATTTGACATGTATCCAAATCCATCTAGAGCGGCATCAACTATTGAGTTTATGATGAACTACAATACTACAGCAAAAGTGATGATTTATAACATGAATGGTCAATTAATAAGTTCATTATTTGATTCTAATGTATTGGCTGAAGTGAAAACGTCTATCAGCATTGATACTTCAAATTTGAAAACAGGAGTTTATATAGTTAAGTTAGTTACTGTAAAAGAAACAGTAAACAAATCATTACTTGTTATTGAATAA
- a CDS encoding DM13 domain-containing protein yields MKKLILLLMFFTFFTSCESEGKLTENPVNTEFDINQAVLKFSGTLQPTSGISGSGMVKIYQQNTTYYLRLDNYTIENGPDLKVYLSKNDTPSDFVNLGAVNPDNTYTIPSQVNLADYPYALIHCQQYNHLFAVAALQEN; encoded by the coding sequence ATGAAAAAATTAATTCTTCTATTAATGTTTTTTACCTTTTTCACTTCATGTGAATCTGAAGGTAAACTAACCGAAAATCCAGTTAATACTGAATTTGATATCAATCAGGCAGTACTGAAATTTAGTGGTACATTACAACCTACGTCTGGGATTTCTGGTTCTGGAATGGTAAAGATTTACCAACAAAACACAACTTATTATCTTAGACTTGATAATTATACTATTGAAAATGGTCCTGATTTGAAAGTCTATTTATCAAAAAATGATACACCTTCCGACTTTGTGAATCTTGGCGCTGTAAATCCTGATAACACTTATACTATTCCATCGCAAGTAAATCTTGCCGATTATCCATATGCTTTAATTCATTGTCAACAATACAATCATTTGTTTGCAGTTGCTGCTTTACAAGAAAATTAA